AGCCCAGCACCGCGAAAAGCATCCAACACAACCACAGCACACCGAAACCACCCAACTGCTGATGCAGCCACCGCATTTGGTAGCGGTATCTATCGCCATTGGTAAATTTAATGCAGTGGTAAAAGTTTTCTATTTGTTTGTGCGACGCATACAGGTAGCCAATAGCCCCGATAAAGGCCAACGCCTGCAACACAGGATTTACCTGCTGCCACAGCAATGTATCGTAAACGGCTTTGCTCGTTTTAACACTTTCGCTGCCGGCCCATAGCTGAGCGCCCAGCTCCAACAATACAGGCACAAAATGCAGCAGCTGTTTAAAGCGGAACCGGTATTGCGGCCTGGTTATTTTGAGCACATAAAAATAAACAAGCGGCCCAAAAGCCAGCGAAAACTGCAAAGGCCACCGGCTCCAATTGGGGAGATAGGTTGATAGCCCCACATCGATAGCCAATACGCGGGCTATGTATAAAACAATAACCACCAGCGCCAGGGCCAAAAACCGGTTGGCGGTTTTATTTTCCTTTTTGCCGAACCATAAAAGCGCAGCCGAGGCCAGGCCAAGGAAGATGGTTCCTAAAAAAGCCAGGTCGTAAGCGTTGATATGGAATGTGTAGGTTTTCAATCTGGTTATTTGGCGCAATTGCTGCGCCAAAGTTATAAGTTATTTATTTTGAGTGTGTTGGATTATTGGGTTGTGGGGTGGGTGTAATGGAAGCGGACGGGTGGGTGTGCGGTTTTGGGGGGAGGAAGGATAATCATTTGTTTTCTAAAGCTTTCAAAAACTACTCTTTTGATTAGCTGATGTTTACATAAAAAAACAAATTTTAGTTTCTTCACAATGAGTATTATTAATATTCATATATTTATTTTCCAATATCAAACTATATCACAGTACTTTTAATGCCCGCATCAAAAACTCAGCAAGCGACATCAGCCTCGGATACCTCGATTGGGTTTGATTATCAATTTTATCAATTCTTTTTATTGTTGTTAGACCTTCGCCACGGCGAGGAAATCGGCCTTGAGGAAAAAGACGATGTACATGTTGATTTAGCGGACGGGACGCAGTTGCTAATCCAAACCAAGCACACCGTTCAGATAAATGCAACTGGACAAGCAATCAATCTCACAGAAAGAGATAAAGATCTTTGGAAAACTCTATCTAATTGGACTAAAGTAATCAGCGATCAAAGCGATGCGAAAGCTTTCTTAAAACTAACAACGTTCCAATTATCAACCAATAAACAAGCTGTAACTAACCCTTTTGTTCTAAACATTATTAGATTACAAAATGGAGACATTAAGATTAAAGATTTTAAAGATTATCTCAAGGAACTCGCTAAGAACACAGAAGACGCCACAATTAAAGACTACATAGATCGCTTTAGAGGAATGGCTTCTGAATTACTAACTCTCTTCGCAAAAAAGATTGCCTTCCAACTCAATCATGACGACTTAATCAGTGCTATAAAAATGCGTCTATTGGAAAAAATCCATATTAAAGAACGTGTTGACGACGTTTATAGAAATCTGCATTCCGAATTAAGAGACACCAATTACCTCAACGTTAAAGCTGATATTAAAAATGTGATTAGTTTTGAACGATTTAATCAAAAGTTTGGCAAATGTTTTCAGGTAGCAATCAGCACAAAACTCCCCATCCGAGATTTGCCTTATATCCTACCAGACCATCCAGAGCAACAACTTTTCATACGGCAATTTTTGGATATTGGTGACATGTCGGCTACTGAAAAAGATGTAATTATTGCTTACACTACTCAAATGCTTCAATTACTTAATAATCTAAAAGAATGGGAAAGCAATGGTGATTTTCTGGAATCCGATCGCAAAAAATTTAATAAAGAAACATCCTTAATTCAACAGACCGCATTTAAAGCCACATTTCGTCGTATCAAAGCTAAGATTGAAGGAGGTCAAAATCTCGACGACCTCGACGATGAAATTAAAACATCTGCCGTTTCACTACTTGACGAAATGCGGAGACAAATTCTTCAGTTTGATGAAACCCAACTTTCATTAGAACTGAGCCATGGGCATTTTTATCTTTTAACAGAGGAAAGCGAAATCGGTTGGCACATGGACTGGAAAAATCGTTATTAATATGAATCAAACTTCCGCGACAATAAATAATAATGAGGCTTTGGCAAGCCTTGCCGTTGGCTATTTGCTAAAGGTTTACGGAACAATTAGTGCAGCTAAAGTAATGTTAATATTACCTTTCATTCTGCATCCTCCTACTGTTCGTAAACTTCGGGGAAGCTCTTTAAAAAGAAGCTTAGAAGAGTTTATTGTAAAAAGCCCCGAGTGTTTTATAAGTTTCAACGCACGTTTTAATGACTACCTTCCTCTATCTGTTAACGCAGTGACAATTCTACAGGAAATGAATATAATAAGCATTGTACGTGATCAAATTACATATAATCACGCATCAAATTTCAGTCCTGAATATAGTAGCCACGTTGGAAAACGGGCAGATGATTTTTTTGTCGCCATTAACACCTTGGCTGATCTTTTCCGTGATCAAAATGAGAACTCACTCTACCTTAAACTTAAAATCGAATTATGAGATTCCATATCAACAAAATCATACTCTGGTTCAAAAATGAGTCTGCTCCGCGTATGCTCGAATTGATACCAAATAAAGTTAACGTAATTACTGGAGGGAGTGGCACTGGTAAAACCAGCATCTTATCCATCTTCGATTATTGCATGCTCTCTACTAAAGCCAATATCCCCCAAGAAGCAATTAATGAGAACGTCGCATGGTATGGCATAGACTTTAAGATTAATGATAAAGATTTTCTTCTCGCTCGCAAAAGTCCGGTAGGTAATACAGGATCAGATGAAATTTATTTTTCCAGCGACAATACATTTCCAGAAAAATTGGCAAAAAATAATGACATTAAACAAGTCAAGTCTATTTTGGAAAAGGAGTTTGGCATTGATGAAAGTCTAAAAATTCCATTTGGGGGTAAGTATATCTCAGCAGGATCAAAAATTTCTTATAGATATTTTTTGTTATTCAATACACTTTCGGAGGATACTATCGCACATACTAAAGAGTTCTTCGATTATCATTTATATGATAGGGACAAATATATCGAAGCTCTCGATAGAATATTCTATCTCGCTCTCGGAGTAGACGATGTAGGTAACGTATTGGTTAAAGAGAAGATTGATGGCCTGGAAAAAGATTTAGCAAAGATCGAGAAACGAAAAAAAGCTCTTGATAAAGAGGAAAAGCTTTTCGCACAACAAATTATTCGACTTATCAATCGCGCACAAGAATATGATCTTATAGAGCGACGTCTGTTCACAATTGAAGAAGGACGTGAACGTCTAAATCAATTAGTCAACCAATTCCGAACAGCTACTTACTCTAATAACATGCAGCAGGTTGACGAATTGAATAAGCGAAAACGGACTATCTATAGGCAAATCAGAAACTTAGAACGCTTTAATGTTGAATATGATACCTATAAAAAGAATCTTAGCAACGATTACGAAAGTTTAAAACCTATAGAATATCTCAATCAAAATTTTGGTGAGTTGATTCCGACATTAGAGGTGCGTACGTTTCTTAACTCTCTCGAAGGTTCACTTCGGACTATTAGGGATGAGATCGCCAAAAAGAAGCCTATTTCAATAAATGTCAAAGCAGAAGTTACTACTTTAAAAAATCGGATCATAGAGATTGATGCAGAATTAGCCACATTGCCAACATCAACTAAAGATTATACCGATGAAGCACAAAAATTTATTTTTATCGGAGAATTAAAATCCCAATTGGCCTTTTATGAGAAAAATTGGGAACTCGAGCTTGATGCTGATAATGAACAAGAATTGGCTGAGGAAATTGAAACACTGAGGGGTGTATTAAAAAACAATAACGAAAAACGCAGATTAATCCTATCCGATCTTGAGGGCTTAATTCAAAACTTTTTTGATTCTTCAGAAGACGCTTTGGGAGTTTATAAAGGCTACAAAGTTCTTGTTGATGTTTCTGAAAAAAGCCTGAAACTTCGTAAAGCAAAAGAACTCCAGGCTCAAAATACAATTGGAAGCAAATCCAATTACATGTTCTTGCATCTATTTTTATTTCTCGGTCTGCATGAACATTTCATCAGTTTGCCGCATAGTTACGTCCCGCAATTTTTAATCTTAGATCAACCAAGTCAACCATATTATGAGAATACAAAAGTTAATGAAAACGTAACGGATATTCCTAAAGATGACGACAAGATCAAATTACAATCAGCCTTTCAATTACTGAATGATTTTATTACCAAAATCAATACTGATTATAAGACCGATTTTCAAATCATTATGCTCGAACATGCACCAGAGCGCTATTGGACGGAAAAGAATCTGAACAATTTCCATCTTGTCGAGGAATTTCGTAATGGAAACGCACTAATCCCTGAACGAGCAACTGTACCTGTAAAAAAGACAACAGAAGAAACGAAAAACGACACACCGAAAAAACCAAAAGGTGGTTCAAAAAAGAAATAATCGGACAAATAAAGGCAAATCATAAATCTTGATTTGCCTTTATTTATGCTTATGCAAATTGCATTTCAACAAAAATTACGTCCACTTAACTCACCCCCTCACCCCAAACAAAAACCTCGTCCCCTCCCCAACTCCGATTCCACCCAAATCCGGCCATTATGCCGTTCTAAAATCCGTTTAATAATAGTTAAGCCCATCCCCACCCCTTCATATTGGCTGCTACTATTATGCAGTCGGCTAAAAGTTTAGAAGATTTTTTGATGGTTTTCTTTGGCTATGCCTATGCCGTTGTCGCTTACTTCAAACACCAGTTCGTCGTCTTGTTTAAAGCTGCGTACGGTTGGTTGGCGAGGTGGTTACATTGAGCATATCATTTACATGTGTACCATAACTAAATTACATTCTCTCAACGGTCGCCGTATCCATATTCCTTATCTTTGCAAATCAAAAATTTGAGCCATGTCAATCTCCACCGATAACGAAAAAAACGGCATGCAGCAAGCCAGCGATGCTGTAGCCATCACCCTCAAAAAAATGCGTGAGTATGCCAAACCCGGCATCTCAACCAAAGAGCTTGACGAGTACGGTGGCGAATTACTGGCACAAATGGGCGCAAAATCTGCCCCTTATTTAACTTACAATTTCCCGGGCTATACCTGTATCAGCGTGAATAACGTAGTTGCCCACGGCGTACCGTCGGAAGAACTGATTTTACAGGAAGGCGACCTGGTTAACATCGATGTATCGGCCGAGTTGAATGGTTATTGGGCGGATAACGGCGGATCATTTGTTTTAGGCGAGGATATTCACGGCCATGGCAAACTTGTGGAAGCCTCAAAAGATATCCTGAAAAAAGCTATAAGCAATAT
The sequence above is a segment of the Mucilaginibacter celer genome. Coding sequences within it:
- a CDS encoding three component ABC system middle component, translated to MNQTSATINNNEALASLAVGYLLKVYGTISAAKVMLILPFILHPPTVRKLRGSSLKRSLEEFIVKSPECFISFNARFNDYLPLSVNAVTILQEMNIISIVRDQITYNHASNFSPEYSSHVGKRADDFFVAINTLADLFRDQNENSLYLKLKIEL
- a CDS encoding DUF3732 domain-containing protein; its protein translation is MRFHINKIILWFKNESAPRMLELIPNKVNVITGGSGTGKTSILSIFDYCMLSTKANIPQEAINENVAWYGIDFKINDKDFLLARKSPVGNTGSDEIYFSSDNTFPEKLAKNNDIKQVKSILEKEFGIDESLKIPFGGKYISAGSKISYRYFLLFNTLSEDTIAHTKEFFDYHLYDRDKYIEALDRIFYLALGVDDVGNVLVKEKIDGLEKDLAKIEKRKKALDKEEKLFAQQIIRLINRAQEYDLIERRLFTIEEGRERLNQLVNQFRTATYSNNMQQVDELNKRKRTIYRQIRNLERFNVEYDTYKKNLSNDYESLKPIEYLNQNFGELIPTLEVRTFLNSLEGSLRTIRDEIAKKKPISINVKAEVTTLKNRIIEIDAELATLPTSTKDYTDEAQKFIFIGELKSQLAFYEKNWELELDADNEQELAEEIETLRGVLKNNNEKRRLILSDLEGLIQNFFDSSEDALGVYKGYKVLVDVSEKSLKLRKAKELQAQNTIGSKSNYMFLHLFLFLGLHEHFISLPHSYVPQFLILDQPSQPYYENTKVNENVTDIPKDDDKIKLQSAFQLLNDFITKINTDYKTDFQIIMLEHAPERYWTEKNLNNFHLVEEFRNGNALIPERATVPVKKTTEETKNDTPKKPKGGSKKK
- a CDS encoding ATP-binding protein; amino-acid sequence: MHNSSSQYEGVGMGLTIIKRILERHNGRIWVESELGRGRGFCLG
- the map gene encoding type I methionyl aminopeptidase gives rise to the protein MSISTDNEKNGMQQASDAVAITLKKMREYAKPGISTKELDEYGGELLAQMGAKSAPYLTYNFPGYTCISVNNVVAHGVPSEELILQEGDLVNIDVSAELNGYWADNGGSFVLGEDIHGHGKLVEASKDILKKAISNIKGGVRISEIGKLIETEAKKAGYTVIKNLTGHGVGRSLHEEPHEIANYCDRYNTTRFKKNSVVAIETFISTKSTIADTQDDGWTLIGNKGGYVAQHEHTIMVTSGQPVIFTAQNGIWD